A genome region from Chengkuizengella sp. SCS-71B includes the following:
- a CDS encoding alpha/beta hydrolase, with protein MINKTDFPNPTLISVNGVELEVFEAGQQNVGKPIVLCHGWPEHAFSWRYQVPVLVDAGYHVIVPNQRGYGNSSSPTEVTDYDIEHLSGDLIALLDHYGYEDAIFVGHDWGATVVWGLTLLHPDRVNKVINLSVPYFDRGEKPWLEFIEDMFGADHYFVHFNRKPGVADAVFEENTSQFLRNMYRKNEPFREPQPGMALINLAKEETPFGEPIMSDSELAVFVSAFESAGFTGSINWYRNLDRNWHLLADVNPIIQQPTLMIYGDRDGVAKSETLTEFVPNVEVVNLDCGHWIQQEKPVETNQAILKWLEQWEQCLDKKIFE; from the coding sequence ATGATTAATAAAACTGATTTTCCCAATCCTACCCTTATTTCAGTCAACGGTGTGGAACTCGAAGTCTTTGAAGCAGGCCAACAAAATGTAGGAAAACCTATTGTACTCTGTCACGGTTGGCCAGAACATGCCTTTTCTTGGCGCTATCAGGTGCCCGTCCTTGTTGACGCAGGCTACCATGTCATCGTCCCAAACCAACGGGGTTATGGCAACTCATCCAGTCCGACTGAAGTAACCGATTATGACATTGAACACTTGTCGGGTGATCTCATCGCACTTCTCGATCACTACGGATACGAAGATGCTATCTTTGTCGGTCATGATTGGGGTGCAACTGTCGTTTGGGGACTGACCTTATTGCATCCAGACCGTGTAAATAAAGTGATAAACCTGAGCGTGCCTTACTTCGATCGAGGAGAAAAACCCTGGCTTGAGTTCATAGAAGATATGTTTGGCGCTGACCACTATTTTGTCCACTTTAATCGAAAGCCAGGCGTCGCAGACGCTGTATTCGAAGAAAATACATCCCAGTTTCTTCGCAACATGTACCGAAAGAATGAGCCATTCAGAGAGCCTCAGCCGGGCATGGCGTTGATCAATCTCGCCAAAGAAGAAACACCATTCGGTGAACCCATAATGAGTGACAGCGAACTGGCTGTTTTTGTCTCTGCCTTCGAATCAGCGGGGTTCACGGGAAGTATAAATTGGTACAGAAACCTTGATCGCAACTGGCACTTATTGGCGGACGTGAATCCTATCATCCAACAGCCTACACTCATGATCTATGGCGACCGGGATGGGGTCGCGAAGTCTGAAACACTAACAGAGTTCGTGCCCAATGTTGAAGTGGTAAATCTAGATTGCGGTCATTGGATCCAGCAAGAAAAGCCAGTAGAAACAAACCAAGCCATTTTAAAATGGTTGGAACAATGGGAGCAATGTCTGGATAAAAAGATATTTGAATGA
- a CDS encoding Imm8 family immunity protein, translating to MLEIKAISKDENWGEDDNDFYIQFQVYVGVPNIKFSSNLLTFDVVSPTRLSEILETSIIEVGHGYLIMNDFNINTINATIKGIMKNCKSNDYDTYLEKLSKYFRLQD from the coding sequence ATGCTAGAGATAAAGGCTATTTCAAAGGATGAAAATTGGGGAGAAGACGATAATGATTTTTATATCCAATTTCAAGTTTATGTTGGAGTACCTAATATTAAGTTCTCATCTAATTTACTTACATTCGATGTTGTAAGTCCAACAAGATTAAGTGAAATTCTTGAAACTAGTATAATAGAAGTAGGACATGGATATTTAATTATGAATGATTTCAATATTAATACTATTAATGCAACTATTAAAGGAATAATGAAAAATTGTAAATCTAATGATTATGATACGTATCTAGAAAAATTATCTAAGTATTTCAGATTACAAGATTAA
- a CDS encoding small multi-drug export protein has protein sequence MNFFELLWAYLLVFIFSAIPLFEAYAVIPIAIVAGLSPILVVIIGLSGNILTVFLLILFIEKIKEWRNKIKKNKKQKATNKRSLRAEKLWKRYGLIGLTLIGPLLVGSHLTSFMSLVFGGTKTKTLYWMIISITMWSLLFSILTYFGVNMFLPESDGFLNKYFNN, from the coding sequence ATGAATTTCTTTGAATTATTGTGGGCATATCTACTTGTGTTTATATTCTCTGCGATCCCTTTGTTTGAAGCATATGCAGTGATTCCCATTGCCATTGTTGCTGGTTTATCGCCTATACTTGTTGTGATCATAGGGTTATCAGGGAATATTTTAACCGTATTTTTGTTGATTTTATTTATCGAGAAGATTAAAGAGTGGAGAAATAAGATCAAAAAAAATAAAAAACAAAAGGCAACTAATAAGCGTTCCTTAAGAGCAGAAAAACTATGGAAGAGATATGGTTTGATCGGGCTTACCCTCATCGGACCTCTATTAGTAGGTAGTCATCTTACGTCTTTCATGAGCCTTGTATTCGGGGGAACTAAAACAAAAACATTATATTGGATGATTATTAGTATCACGATGTGGAGTCTTCTTTTTTCAATTTTAACCTATTTTGGTGTCAATATGTTTTTACCAGAGAGTGATGGGTTTCTAAATAAATATTTCAATAACTAA
- a CDS encoding BrxA/BrxB family bacilliredoxin has protein sequence MSMSFDMYMNDVIQPMRDELTKIGVKELRTAEEVEGNFEEYKSGTSLVVVNSVCGCAAGLCRPGVALALNHEKIPNNLFTVFAGQDKEATAKAREYFAPYPPSSPSIALMKDGKLVHFVERHEIEDHSAEQIAKNLTDAFDKYCD, from the coding sequence ATGTCTATGTCTTTTGATATGTATATGAATGATGTTATACAACCGATGCGTGATGAGCTTACAAAAATAGGTGTAAAGGAGCTTAGAACTGCTGAGGAAGTTGAGGGCAATTTTGAAGAGTATAAAAGTGGTACTTCACTTGTAGTAGTGAATTCAGTTTGCGGATGTGCGGCTGGACTTTGTAGACCTGGTGTTGCGCTTGCTCTAAACCACGAGAAAATACCGAACAATTTATTTACTGTTTTTGCAGGTCAAGATAAAGAAGCTACGGCAAAAGCACGTGAATATTTTGCACCTTACCCTCCATCATCACCTTCTATTGCATTGATGAAGGATGGAAAATTAGTTCATTTTGTTGAAAGACATGAAATTGAAGATCATTCTGCTGAACAGATTGCTAAAAACCTAACAGATGCTTTTGACAAGTATTGTGACTAA
- a CDS encoding YafY family protein — MLTIIVILLNRSRISAKELAEKFEVSVRTIYRDIEAINMAGIPIISYPGNNGGFGIRENYKLNHQLLTLNNLCSILSALKGVNSTFEDVELESSIEKLRNIIPQDKTHHLDLHMEQIIIGMQPWAYTSKQKELVKNIRNAMTQSQLITIIYRNYANETSTRQIEPMSLIFKGYTWYLFGYCHLKTNYRVFRISRIIDLQVEDVLFKRREKSYQEIEEASMKQVSLTSITLKFVPQVRARVEDIFDKENIEILNTGELIVTAQFPEKEWYFALIFSFGEHVEVLGPERVRQAVASRIKSMHEKY, encoded by the coding sequence ATGCTGACAATCATTGTTATATTACTTAATAGAAGTCGAATATCGGCAAAAGAACTTGCGGAAAAGTTTGAAGTTTCAGTTCGAACGATTTACAGAGACATAGAAGCTATTAATATGGCTGGTATTCCAATCATATCATACCCTGGGAATAATGGCGGTTTTGGTATTAGGGAGAATTATAAATTAAATCATCAGTTGCTGACACTAAACAATTTGTGTTCCATACTTTCAGCACTTAAAGGTGTTAACTCAACATTTGAGGATGTTGAGCTTGAATCATCCATAGAAAAACTGCGAAATATCATTCCACAGGATAAAACTCATCATCTTGACCTGCATATGGAGCAAATCATAATTGGTATGCAGCCCTGGGCATACACCTCAAAACAAAAAGAGCTGGTCAAAAACATCCGGAATGCTATGACTCAATCACAATTGATTACAATTATATATAGAAACTATGCAAACGAAACAAGTACAAGGCAGATAGAACCGATGTCATTAATCTTTAAAGGTTATACATGGTATCTTTTTGGCTATTGTCACTTAAAAACAAATTACAGGGTATTCAGGATTTCACGCATTATTGACTTGCAGGTTGAAGATGTACTATTCAAGCGTAGGGAAAAGTCATATCAAGAAATTGAAGAGGCATCAATGAAGCAGGTCTCTTTAACCAGCATTACATTAAAATTCGTACCCCAAGTGAGGGCCCGAGTTGAAGATATTTTTGACAAAGAAAATATTGAAATTCTGAACACAGGTGAACTGATTGTGACTGCACAATTTCCAGAGAAGGAATGGTATTTTGCATTGATATTCAGTTTTGGCGAACACGTCGAAGTGTTAGGTCCTGAAAGGGTACGCCAAGCTGTTGCATCTAGAATAAAATCGATGCATGAAAAATATTAA
- a CDS encoding serine hydrolase domain-containing protein — protein MKKTMFLVLISLSLLIVGCSAENSIDKESEVSDLYNEIDSTMSSIERKHDFSGAVYVGMEGEEIYSKTFGMADYKQDIPNTLDTKFIMASLTKQFTATAILQLEERGLLDLDHQVTKYFPDANQFNEITIHHLLSMSSGIVNTGHPSLVENFEKSLGSNITSLPSAEETIALYSDIPLNFKPGEEYEYSNSNYFLLGLIIEQISGDTYETFLYENIFEPLGMLDSGYSLDWNIQENKAIGYEKVITENNVYPSQYDEYFLFHAAGGLYTTMNDLVKWDRGLYSEKLLKKETIDKMYAPYTKIPLNSDYGNGYEYGYGWLTQRNNVEHAGYLPGYLANIYRELDSELVIIFLSNNQYIGGNKISNFTNTLTNIVKGE, from the coding sequence TTGAAAAAAACGATGTTTCTTGTACTTATTAGTTTATCTCTTCTAATTGTCGGATGTAGTGCGGAAAATTCTATTGATAAAGAAAGTGAAGTTTCAGATTTATATAATGAAATAGACTCTACTATGTCTTCTATTGAGAGAAAACATGATTTTTCAGGAGCTGTGTATGTTGGGATGGAAGGTGAAGAGATTTATTCCAAAACATTTGGTATGGCTGACTATAAGCAAGATATCCCAAATACATTGGACACGAAATTTATCATGGCATCTTTAACTAAACAATTTACAGCCACAGCGATATTACAGTTAGAGGAAAGAGGATTGCTTGATCTTGATCATCAAGTTACAAAATACTTCCCAGATGCAAACCAATTTAATGAGATTACAATTCATCACTTATTATCCATGTCATCTGGTATTGTAAATACAGGTCATCCAAGTCTTGTTGAGAACTTTGAAAAGAGTCTTGGGTCTAATATTACTTCGTTGCCATCCGCAGAAGAAACCATTGCTTTATATAGTGACATTCCTCTTAACTTTAAACCTGGGGAAGAATATGAATATAGTAATTCCAATTATTTTTTATTAGGATTGATAATAGAACAAATCTCGGGGGATACATATGAAACCTTTTTATATGAAAATATTTTCGAACCTTTAGGGATGTTAGATTCAGGTTATAGTTTGGATTGGAACATTCAAGAAAATAAAGCGATTGGATATGAAAAAGTGATTACAGAAAATAATGTTTATCCTAGTCAATATGATGAGTATTTCTTGTTCCATGCTGCCGGGGGTTTGTATACAACAATGAATGACTTAGTAAAATGGGATAGGGGATTATATTCTGAAAAATTACTAAAAAAAGAGACAATAGATAAGATGTATGCTCCTTATACTAAAATTCCTTTAAATTCCGACTATGGTAATGGATATGAATATGGATATGGGTGGCTTACGCAGAGAAATAATGTTGAACATGCAGGGTACTTACCAGGGTATTTAGCGAATATTTATCGTGAGCTTGATTCAGAGCTTGTCATTATTTTTTTAAGCAACAATCAATACATAGGAGGAAACAAGATTTCGAATTTTACAAATACGCTTACTAACATTGTCAAAGGTGAATGA
- a CDS encoding DUF3905 domain-containing protein, giving the protein MANQKKKSQKQSNLSKENQQNQKQFDLDPYEINFLPQFKKGNEPKEAFVNKHGVVIGDHEYESPNSPLTKWTEKTDPEIMAGDEWVHPYKDIGFQTEQNKDYFEKGIDPQEGIFTHPDKDVSYEPPIHSKEEGNKSDSNENEK; this is encoded by the coding sequence ATGGCTAATCAAAAGAAAAAGAGTCAAAAACAATCGAATTTGAGTAAGGAAAATCAACAGAATCAGAAGCAATTTGATTTAGATCCTTATGAAATTAATTTTCTCCCTCAATTTAAAAAGGGGAACGAACCCAAAGAAGCTTTTGTAAATAAACATGGAGTGGTCATAGGTGACCATGAATATGAATCTCCAAACTCTCCTTTAACCAAGTGGACGGAAAAAACCGATCCTGAAATTATGGCAGGGGATGAGTGGGTGCACCCATATAAGGATATAGGTTTTCAAACAGAACAAAATAAAGATTATTTTGAGAAGGGCATTGATCCACAAGAGGGCATATTTACCCATCCTGATAAAGATGTTTCTTATGAACCTCCCATTCACAGTAAAGAGGAAGGGAACAAGTCAGATTCGAATGAGAATGAAAAATAG
- a CDS encoding ANTAR domain-containing protein: MLQYFLLINDSNVLEMGEKKVNSTSNFIETLNTIGYRVQSITTQNIIEKKVLNPIDAVILRVRISDLFQWTQKIISIKDVPLIWWCDSYTSDNDECKLNLGIDGMIFPQMEPAKLHWCFQLSANHHQLKTQWKKERQQLLFKLEERKWIEQAKGIISKMKNIPEAEAYDFLRKQAMNDRKRLADVAISIVKVHQLLNE; this comes from the coding sequence ATGCTACAATATTTCCTTCTCATCAACGATTCAAATGTTTTGGAAATGGGAGAGAAAAAAGTTAATTCAACTTCAAATTTCATTGAGACATTAAATACCATAGGTTATCGTGTCCAATCCATTACTACTCAAAATATTATTGAAAAGAAAGTTTTAAACCCCATTGATGCTGTTATTTTAAGAGTTAGAATATCAGATTTGTTTCAATGGACACAAAAAATTATATCTATTAAAGATGTTCCTCTTATTTGGTGGTGTGATTCTTATACCTCTGATAATGATGAATGTAAATTAAACTTAGGGATTGATGGTATGATCTTTCCCCAAATGGAGCCGGCAAAATTGCATTGGTGTTTTCAACTAAGTGCAAATCATCACCAACTAAAAACACAGTGGAAAAAAGAGCGTCAACAATTATTGTTTAAATTAGAAGAACGAAAATGGATCGAACAAGCCAAAGGAATTATTTCTAAGATGAAAAATATCCCTGAAGCAGAAGCCTATGATTTTTTACGCAAACAAGCTATGAACGATAGAAAGAGACTAGCAGATGTAGCAATTTCAATTGTTAAAGTTCATCAACTACTAAACGAATAA
- a CDS encoding HEAT repeat domain-containing protein, with product MYELNLEQHIVNGGIEEAILIVKQIGEKKDSSYVDNLIENLKQTDSNILRNAIAIALGDIGSNKSVEPIMNLLADPKTKGSRGTLLYALRSLDYSAHTIEITKLLLNNSIEISNESFLLLEKISKDLPVEIKKECKKIISDHLKNNEDDYHLEEALELFD from the coding sequence TTGTATGAGTTAAATTTAGAACAACACATAGTTAATGGGGGAATTGAAGAAGCAATTCTAATTGTTAAACAAATTGGCGAGAAAAAGGATAGTTCATATGTAGATAATCTAATAGAAAACTTAAAACAAACTGATAGTAATATTCTAAGAAATGCAATTGCTATTGCACTTGGCGATATAGGGAGTAATAAATCTGTAGAGCCAATTATGAATCTACTGGCAGATCCTAAAACAAAAGGGAGTAGAGGTACACTTCTCTATGCATTAAGGAGCTTAGATTATTCTGCTCATACTATAGAGATAACCAAGTTACTTCTGAACAACAGTATTGAGATAAGTAATGAGTCATTTCTGTTGTTAGAAAAAATTTCGAAGGATTTACCAGTAGAGATTAAGAAAGAATGTAAGAAGATAATATCAGATCATTTAAAAAATAATGAAGATGATTATCACTTAGAAGAAGCATTAGAGTTATTTGATTAA
- the acpS gene encoding holo-ACP synthase: MIYGIGNDLIEISRVENVLNKNHGKKFVDRILTPQEKNIYMKRVKNNVEFVAGRFAAKEAIVKALGCGIGDKVGFQDINIVPDELGKPLCRISSEVLENLGVLSESKIHISITHSATMAAAFAIVEILDN, translated from the coding sequence ATGATATATGGCATCGGTAATGATCTTATTGAAATATCAAGGGTAGAAAATGTCTTAAACAAAAATCATGGCAAAAAATTTGTAGATCGCATATTAACTCCACAGGAAAAAAACATATACATGAAACGTGTAAAAAATAACGTGGAATTTGTCGCAGGAAGATTTGCTGCTAAAGAAGCTATTGTAAAAGCTTTAGGATGTGGAATAGGAGATAAGGTTGGTTTTCAGGACATAAATATTGTCCCTGATGAATTAGGCAAACCATTATGTCGTATTTCAAGTGAAGTTTTAGAGAATTTAGGTGTATTATCTGAATCGAAAATACATATCAGCATCACACATAGTGCTACAATGGCAGCAGCATTTGCAATAGTTGAAATCTTAGATAATTAA
- a CDS encoding GNAT family N-acetyltransferase yields MSFNERPIKATELIRLYGNAGWWEERKKQDIESMLEQENSVGAWNDNVLIGFARAVTDDKFRAYIEDVVVCKDFQKSGIGTKLVSQLLKELSHIDVISLFCEEDLISFYEKNTFKFSKTQLVMHRK; encoded by the coding sequence ATGAGTTTTAACGAAAGACCAATAAAGGCTACTGAACTTATCCGGCTTTATGGTAATGCAGGTTGGTGGGAAGAAAGAAAAAAGCAAGATATTGAGAGTATGTTAGAACAAGAGAATTCGGTTGGTGCTTGGAACGACAATGTTCTTATAGGGTTTGCAAGAGCTGTAACAGACGATAAATTTAGAGCTTACATTGAAGATGTTGTAGTATGTAAAGACTTTCAAAAATCAGGTATAGGAACGAAACTTGTCTCACAATTGTTAAAAGAGCTTTCTCACATAGATGTTATTAGTTTGTTTTGTGAAGAGGATTTAATTTCATTTTATGAGAAAAATACTTTTAAATTTAGTAAAACTCAATTAGTAATGCACAGGAAATAA
- a CDS encoding AAA family ATPase: MKVQIIGGSGTGKSTLAKYISEKEIIKWIDTDNYYWRDSFFSEINPIEKRIEMYQKDISSNDNYIASGSIFMWYPEGFCNRDLLVFLSLDEEVRMKRLRNREIERNNLSRMWLDENGEYTNDFIEWCKTYWSEEDKGKSGTYAEQFY, translated from the coding sequence GTGAAAGTCCAAATAATTGGTGGTTCGGGTACTGGAAAAAGTACATTAGCAAAATACATCAGTGAAAAAGAAATTATCAAGTGGATTGATACAGATAACTATTATTGGAGAGATAGTTTTTTCTCGGAAATTAATCCAATTGAAAAACGAATTGAAATGTATCAGAAAGATATTAGTTCTAACGATAATTATATAGCATCTGGCTCCATTTTCATGTGGTATCCTGAAGGCTTCTGTAACCGTGACCTTTTAGTTTTTCTTTCACTTGATGAAGAAGTTCGTATGAAACGCTTAAGGAATAGAGAAATTGAACGAAATAACCTTAGTCGAATGTGGCTAGATGAAAATGGTGAGTATACAAATGACTTTATAGAATGGTGTAAAACATATTGGTCAGAAGAAGATAAGGGTAAGTCAGGTACATATGCGGAACAATTCTATTAA
- a CDS encoding cytochrome c has protein sequence MSNDRKFVLFAFSLMLILTTACAQNTSESDIVDKNSSEYKIYKKSQCISCHGTDLEGRMGPSTNLQQVGARLDKEDIKNILLNGKEDTHMPAYEGVLPEEDIESLTNWLFEMK, from the coding sequence ATGTCAAACGATAGGAAGTTTGTGCTTTTTGCTTTTAGTCTCATGTTGATATTAACAACAGCATGTGCTCAGAACACATCTGAATCAGATATTGTAGACAAAAACTCATCAGAGTATAAGATTTATAAAAAAAGTCAATGCATTTCATGTCATGGCACTGATTTAGAAGGTCGTATGGGACCATCAACTAACCTACAACAAGTTGGAGCTCGGTTAGATAAAGAAGATATCAAAAATATATTACTTAATGGAAAAGAAGATACTCATATGCCTGCTTATGAGGGCGTATTACCAGAAGAAGACATTGAATCTCTAACGAATTGGTTGTTTGAAATGAAGTGA
- a CDS encoding NarK family nitrate/nitrite MFS transporter, whose product MSTKTGNPYKGNIKILMLTTFAFFITFVVWFNMAPFVATIKETLNLTDQQVGVLLTMNVALTIPARVIIGMLVDRFGPRKVYSSLMAIMSIPCFMFALGDSFIQLFIARTLLAMIGAGFVIGIRMVSEWFPAKQVGIAEGVYGGWGNFGSAAAAFTLPLIAVYIMEQFFGLENGWRWAIGFTGFVSLLYSLIYFKSVKDTPEGRQYKRPKKSGAMEVTSYGDMIFLMAMTLPMYIILGVLTWKVQGLGLINPVISGLIYGMLGLLFILNCYKIWSVNKDHIQEGVQEKEKYSFKQVAILDLAYFCTFGSELAVVSMLPLFFLTTFNLSVTQAGMIASSYAFMNLVARPSGGWLSDKFGRKKTLTILVAGLSITYLCMGFMNSSWSIVAAVMLTMTCSFFVQAGEGSVFSMVPLVKKRLTGQVAGMVGAYGNVGATTFLTVLTFVSPQAFFVVIGCASLVCFAACFFLKEPDVEAIEQQALEIEECRVGEKIVA is encoded by the coding sequence ATGAGTACTAAAACAGGAAACCCTTACAAAGGAAATATTAAGATTTTAATGTTAACTACCTTTGCATTCTTCATAACATTTGTCGTCTGGTTTAATATGGCACCATTTGTTGCCACCATTAAAGAAACTTTAAATTTAACGGATCAACAAGTTGGAGTATTACTGACAATGAACGTGGCTTTAACTATACCTGCACGTGTAATTATAGGAATGTTAGTTGATCGATTCGGTCCCCGTAAAGTTTACTCATCTCTAATGGCAATCATGAGTATTCCTTGTTTTATGTTTGCTTTGGGAGATAGTTTCATTCAACTTTTTATAGCACGTACTTTACTTGCTATGATTGGGGCAGGTTTTGTAATTGGGATTCGCATGGTATCTGAATGGTTTCCTGCGAAACAAGTAGGTATTGCAGAAGGTGTGTACGGGGGTTGGGGTAACTTTGGGTCCGCAGCAGCTGCTTTTACACTTCCACTAATTGCAGTTTATATTATGGAACAATTTTTTGGTTTGGAAAATGGATGGAGATGGGCAATTGGATTTACTGGATTCGTTAGTTTGTTATATTCTTTGATCTATTTTAAATCTGTGAAAGATACGCCCGAAGGTCGCCAATATAAACGTCCTAAGAAAAGTGGTGCGATGGAAGTTACCAGTTATGGGGACATGATCTTTTTAATGGCGATGACTTTACCGATGTATATCATTTTAGGAGTCCTTACATGGAAAGTTCAGGGGTTAGGATTAATTAATCCTGTAATATCTGGTTTAATATATGGAATGTTAGGGTTATTATTTATTTTAAATTGTTATAAAATATGGTCTGTAAACAAAGATCACATACAAGAAGGGGTACAGGAAAAAGAAAAGTATTCATTCAAACAAGTGGCCATTTTGGATTTAGCATATTTTTGTACATTTGGTTCTGAATTAGCGGTTGTTTCTATGCTGCCATTATTTTTCCTGACTACATTTAATCTTTCAGTAACACAAGCAGGAATGATTGCTTCAAGTTATGCTTTTATGAACTTAGTGGCTCGACCAAGTGGAGGTTGGTTGAGTGATAAATTTGGCCGCAAAAAAACCTTAACTATTCTTGTTGCTGGATTATCTATCACATATTTATGTATGGGATTTATGAATTCAAGTTGGTCAATCGTAGCAGCTGTAATGTTAACAATGACTTGTTCGTTTTTCGTTCAAGCAGGTGAAGGATCCGTATTTTCAATGGTGCCTTTAGTTAAAAAACGTTTAACAGGGCAGGTAGCGGGCATGGTTGGCGCGTATGGGAATGTTGGTGCGACTACATTCTTAACAGTGCTTACTTTTGTAAGTCCGCAGGCTTTCTTTGTAGTCATTGGTTGTGCTTCTCTAGTGTGTTTTGCAGCATGTTTCTTTTTAAAGGAACCAGATGTTGAAGCGATAGAACAACAAGCTTTAGAAATAGAAGAATGTAGGGTTGGGGAAAAGATTGTTGCATAA
- a CDS encoding NUDIX domain-containing protein — translation MINGDITLDILNGKFSCRVGAIIIDSNEILMAKDEKTSFYYTIGGRVRFGETAEEAILREIFEETQHRLELGELKYVHENFFTSYEGTVNHEISFFTRLNQVPNYAL, via the coding sequence ATGATAAATGGGGACATTACTTTAGATATACTAAATGGGAAATTTAGCTGTCGTGTTGGGGCAATAATCATTGATTCAAATGAGATTTTAATGGCAAAAGATGAAAAAACTTCGTTTTATTATACGATAGGTGGTCGTGTAAGATTTGGGGAAACTGCAGAAGAAGCAATTTTACGAGAAATTTTTGAGGAAACTCAACATCGTCTTGAACTTGGTGAATTAAAGTATGTTCACGAAAACTTCTTTACTTCTTATGAAGGTACTGTTAACCATGAGATTTCTTTTTTTACTCGGTTAAATCAAGTGCCGAATTACGCCTTATGA
- the nadE gene encoding ammonia-dependent NAD(+) synthetase, with amino-acid sequence MSLQREIIAALGVQPEIDVDQEIRKRVNFLKDYILKSKTTGLLIAISGGVDSAVTTGLCKKATDELVEETGKPYETLGVFQPYGEQEDIEDSYAVAKAFQLKSATETNIEEAVDEIAIEVEYALKNLGDSRHISIKGKGNVKARTRMVMQYALAFERNLLVVGTDHASEALTGFFTKYGDGAVDITPLSTLSKRQVRMIAEKLGVPKRVIEKAPTAGLWAGQTDETELGITYEQNSDFLEGKEVDPKVREKLEKLYNNTEHKRNLIPGI; translated from the coding sequence ATGAGTTTACAAAGAGAAATTATTGCTGCTCTTGGTGTCCAACCTGAAATTGATGTCGATCAGGAAATACGAAAAAGAGTAAACTTTTTAAAAGATTACATATTAAAATCAAAAACGACAGGTTTATTGATTGCGATTAGTGGTGGAGTTGATAGTGCTGTTACCACAGGATTGTGTAAAAAGGCAACGGATGAATTGGTTGAGGAGACAGGGAAGCCTTATGAAACATTAGGGGTTTTTCAACCTTATGGTGAGCAAGAAGATATAGAAGATAGTTATGCAGTTGCTAAAGCTTTTCAGTTAAAATCCGCAACAGAAACAAATATTGAAGAAGCAGTTGACGAAATCGCAATTGAAGTAGAATATGCTTTGAAAAATTTAGGTGATTCTAGACATATAAGTATTAAAGGAAAAGGAAATGTAAAAGCTAGGACTCGCATGGTGATGCAATATGCTCTAGCATTTGAAAGGAATTTATTGGTTGTCGGGACAGACCATGCATCTGAAGCGCTGACGGGATTTTTCACCAAGTATGGGGATGGAGCTGTAGACATTACTCCATTAAGCACATTATCTAAAAGACAAGTAAGAATGATAGCTGAAAAATTAGGAGTACCTAAAAGGGTGATTGAAAAAGCCCCTACTGCGGGTTTATGGGCTGGACAAACTGATGAAACTGAGTTAGGCATTACATATGAGCAAAATAGTGATTTTCTTGAAGGGAAAGAAGTGGATCCTAAAGTGAGAGAAAAGTTGGAAAAGTTATATAACAACACAGAACATAAAAGAAATCTGATTCCAGGAATTTAG